A single Balaenoptera ricei isolate mBalRic1 chromosome 13, mBalRic1.hap2, whole genome shotgun sequence DNA region contains:
- the IL1B gene encoding interleukin-1 beta, which yields MATVPEPTNEVMAYYSDENDLLFEADGPKQMKCCVQHLDLSSVGDGSIQLQISHQLYNKSFRQVVSVIVAMEKLKRIPCSQAFQDDDLRSIFSLIFEEEPVIFETYADDFLCDAGVQSLNCKLQDKEQKSLVLAGPCVLKALHLLARDMNREVVFCMSFVQGDESDDKIPVALGLKEKNLYLSCVMKGDRPTLQLEEVDPKTYPKWNMEKRFVFNKTEVKNTVEFESALYPNWYISTSQAEEKPIFLGRSKGGHDITDFTMEIISP from the exons ATGGCAACAGTACCCGAGCCCACCAACGAAGTGATGGCTTACTACAG TGACGAGAATGACCTGTTATTTGAGGCTGACGGCCCCAAACAGATGAAG TGCTGCGTCCAACACCTGGACCTCAGCTCCGTGGGAGATGGGAGCATCCAACTGCAAATCTCccaccagctctacaacaagagcTTCAGGCAGGTGGTGTCGGTCATCGTGGCCATGGAGAAGCTGAAGAGGATTCCCTGCTCACAGGCCTTCCAGGATGACGACCTGAGGAGCATCTTTTCACTCATCTTTGAAGAAG AGCCTGTCATCTTTGAAACGTACGCTGATGATTTTCTGTGCGACGCGGGTGTGCAGTCGCTGAACTGCAAACTCCAAGACAAAGAGCAAAAATCCCTGGTGCTGGCTGGCCCATGTGTGCTGAAGGCCCTCCACCTCCTCGCGCGGGACATGAACCGAGAAG tgGTTTTCTGCATGAGCTTCGTGCAAGGAGATGAAAGTGACGACAAGATACCTGTGGCCTTAGGCCTCAAGGAAAAGAATCTATACCTGTCTTGTGTGATGAAAGGCGATAGGCCCACCCTGCAGCTGGAG GAGGTAGACCCCAAAACTTACCCAAAGTGGAATATGGAAAAGCGATTTGTCTTCAACAAGACAGAAGTCAAGAATACAGTTGAATTTGAGTCTGCCCTGTACCCCAACTGGTACATCAGCACCTCTCAAGCAGAAGAAAAGCCCATCTTCCTAGGACGTTCCAAAGGCGGCCATGATATAACTGACTTCACCATGGAAATCATCTCTCCCTAA